One Methanolinea sp. DNA window includes the following coding sequences:
- a CDS encoding DEAD/DEAH box helicase: MTAHRDVLLALSGDPRLRDGWVHVEEIPPREPSFGEVNPPFPAPVRDFLDSRGIRLYTHQCEAVRAFRGGKNFVITTPTSSGKTLAFALPVFEKILSDPRSTFLFVYPAKALTRDQHRSIRALEEGLRTGAVSAVYDGDTPASARGKIRQESRIILTNPYELHHVLPWHHQWSRFFSGLTAVVIDEAHRYRGVFGSHVALLIRRLRRICRFYGSRPLFVVSTATLANAAEFAGRLCGVPFVEIAEDGSPAGRRTFALYNPFREWPGDRSMHRDAALILERCVGEGLQALCFTGSRRMAELVAAWARENGGGSRGSGDSPRIASYRAGYLPEERRAIEDGIKSGSIRGVVSTNALELGIDIGTLDAVILAGFPGTMMAAWQQAGRAGRGGRDALAILVASANPLDQYFVSHPAAFFGAPLEHAIIDLENPYILSGQVLCAAAEIPLDPDADADLLSPSLPAIISTLSAQSLLGRTRRGWIYSGRARAADLVSLDGGSRETFTVVCGGRVLETLDRAQAFREAHRGAILLHQGEQYRVEELDLESRTVRVTPVDVDYYTRPLRSAEVKVLGVRATRDLPGARLSFGDVEVTEHYTAYKMIERECVIGVEPLDLPPSRFATRAFWLEIPTEVCARVSLAGDLAGALHGMEHALIAVMPFHVLCDRWDIGGLSVPCGGMSGDPTVFVYDGYEGGIGLSEKAFGMCEALLATAEALVAGCRCTDGCPSCIFSPKCGSDNQPLDKGATREILALVAGKNGEKGGPGGGDPAGPTSSP; the protein is encoded by the coding sequence ATGACCGCACACCGCGATGTCCTCCTGGCCCTCTCCGGCGACCCGCGCCTGCGGGACGGGTGGGTCCACGTGGAGGAGATTCCCCCGAGGGAACCCTCCTTCGGGGAAGTGAACCCGCCATTCCCGGCCCCCGTCAGGGACTTCCTCGATTCCCGCGGGATTCGCCTCTATACCCACCAGTGCGAGGCCGTCCGCGCCTTCCGCGGGGGCAAGAACTTCGTGATCACCACCCCCACGTCGTCCGGAAAGACCCTCGCATTCGCGCTCCCGGTCTTCGAGAAGATCCTCTCGGATCCGCGGTCCACTTTCCTCTTCGTCTACCCGGCAAAGGCACTTACCCGCGACCAGCACCGGTCGATCCGGGCGCTCGAGGAGGGCTTGCGGACCGGGGCGGTGAGCGCCGTCTACGACGGGGACACGCCCGCTTCCGCGCGCGGGAAGATCCGGCAGGAATCCCGCATCATCCTCACCAACCCGTACGAACTCCACCACGTGCTTCCCTGGCACCACCAGTGGAGCAGGTTCTTCTCCGGCCTCACCGCTGTCGTGATCGACGAGGCGCACAGGTACAGGGGGGTCTTCGGCTCCCACGTGGCACTCCTCATCCGCCGCCTGCGGAGGATCTGCAGGTTTTACGGCTCTCGTCCCCTCTTCGTGGTATCCACCGCGACCCTCGCGAACGCGGCGGAGTTCGCGGGGAGACTCTGCGGCGTCCCGTTCGTCGAGATCGCGGAGGACGGATCGCCCGCGGGTCGCAGGACGTTTGCCCTCTACAATCCGTTCCGCGAGTGGCCGGGGGACCGGTCCATGCACCGCGACGCGGCCCTGATCCTCGAGAGGTGCGTCGGAGAAGGGCTGCAGGCGCTCTGCTTCACAGGGTCGCGCCGCATGGCAGAACTCGTGGCCGCGTGGGCACGGGAGAACGGTGGCGGATCCCGGGGCAGCGGGGACAGCCCGAGGATCGCCTCCTACAGGGCCGGGTACCTCCCCGAGGAACGGAGGGCGATCGAGGATGGCATCAAGTCGGGCTCGATCAGGGGGGTCGTCTCGACGAATGCCCTCGAGCTCGGTATCGACATCGGGACACTGGACGCAGTCATCCTCGCGGGGTTCCCGGGCACGATGATGGCGGCATGGCAGCAGGCGGGGAGGGCGGGGAGGGGCGGGCGGGACGCACTCGCGATCCTCGTCGCGTCCGCAAATCCCCTCGACCAGTACTTCGTGTCCCATCCCGCCGCGTTCTTCGGCGCACCCCTCGAGCACGCGATCATCGACCTAGAGAATCCCTACATCCTCTCCGGGCAGGTCCTCTGCGCCGCGGCCGAGATCCCCCTCGATCCCGATGCGGACGCAGACCTCCTCTCGCCATCGCTCCCCGCGATCATCTCCACGCTCTCCGCCCAGTCCCTCCTCGGCAGGACGCGGAGGGGGTGGATATACTCGGGGAGGGCGAGGGCTGCGGACCTCGTTTCGCTCGACGGGGGTTCCCGCGAGACCTTCACGGTCGTCTGCGGGGGGCGTGTCCTCGAGACCCTCGACCGCGCGCAGGCCTTCCGCGAGGCGCACAGGGGTGCGATCCTCCTCCACCAGGGCGAGCAGTACCGCGTGGAGGAGCTCGACCTCGAATCGCGCACCGTCCGGGTCACGCCGGTGGACGTAGACTACTATACCCGCCCGCTCAGGTCGGCGGAGGTGAAGGTCCTCGGGGTGAGGGCCACGCGGGACCTCCCCGGCGCCCGCCTCTCCTTCGGGGACGTGGAGGTGACGGAACACTACACCGCCTACAAGATGATCGAGAGGGAGTGCGTGATCGGCGTCGAGCCGCTCGACCTCCCCCCGTCCCGGTTCGCGACGCGCGCGTTCTGGCTCGAGATCCCCACGGAGGTGTGCGCCAGGGTCTCCCTCGCCGGCGACCTCGCGGGTGCGCTCCACGGGATGGAGCACGCCCTCATCGCCGTGATGCCGTTCCATGTCCTGTGCGACCGCTGGGACATCGGGGGGCTGTCTGTTCCCTGCGGGGGGATGTCGGGGGACCCCACCGTCTTCGTGTATGACGGGTACGAGGGGGGAATCGGCCTCTCCGAGAAGGCATTTGGGATGTGCGAGGCCCTCCTCGCGACGGCCGAGGCTCTCGTCGCGGGGTGCCGCTGCACCGACGGCTGCCCCTCCTGCATCTTCTCGCCGAAGTGCGGGAGCGACAACCAGCCCCTCGACAAGGGGGCGACGCGCGAGATCCTCGCCCTCGTCGCGGGGAAAAACGGGGAGAAGGGGGGACCGGGAGGAGGGGATCCCGCCGGGCCTACCTCTTCTCCTTGA
- a CDS encoding family 1 encapsulin nanocompartment shell protein, with translation MSMHYLGREDAPIGPGTWKVLDGAMVDAAKSVLAGRRLIGIEGPYGLGLKAVPLEDCRVDECLAVSRFVPVHMISTRFSLGLRDIIAYEENSLPFSAAPAAQAAIECARREDTLIFEGAGETPGLLTRGGTNEIVLSSWNTVGKAADDIIQAVIALDEAGYHGPYALALAPSRYNLLFRRYVQGQSTELEHIRSIVTDGVFKAPVLKSGGVLLATGKRYASIVIGQDMSIGFVGPAGDSLEFSITESLALLLREPASVCVLKEKR, from the coding sequence ATGTCCATGCATTACCTCGGGAGGGAGGATGCGCCGATCGGACCAGGGACCTGGAAGGTCCTCGACGGCGCGATGGTCGACGCGGCAAAGAGCGTCCTTGCCGGGCGCAGGCTCATCGGGATAGAGGGGCCGTACGGGCTCGGCCTCAAGGCAGTACCCCTGGAGGACTGCAGGGTGGACGAGTGCCTCGCGGTCAGCAGGTTCGTCCCCGTCCACATGATCTCGACGAGGTTCTCGCTCGGCCTGCGCGACATCATCGCCTACGAGGAGAACAGCCTCCCCTTCTCCGCGGCACCCGCCGCGCAGGCCGCAATCGAGTGTGCCCGCAGGGAAGACACCCTCATCTTCGAGGGCGCGGGCGAGACGCCCGGGCTCCTCACCCGCGGGGGAACAAACGAGATTGTACTCTCCTCGTGGAACACAGTGGGGAAGGCCGCAGACGACATCATCCAGGCGGTCATCGCCCTCGACGAGGCGGGGTACCACGGGCCCTACGCGCTCGCGCTCGCACCGTCCCGGTACAACCTCCTCTTCAGGAGGTACGTGCAGGGCCAGAGCACCGAACTCGAGCACATCAGGAGCATCGTGACTGACGGCGTCTTCAAGGCACCCGTGCTCAAGAGCGGCGGTGTCCTCCTCGCGACAGGGAAGAGGTACGCGTCAATCGTGATCGGACAGGACATGTCGATCGGGTTCGTCGGCCCGGCGGGGGACAGCCTCGAGTTCTCCATCACCGAGAGCCTCGCCCTCCTCCTCCGGGAACCCGCGTCCGTGTGCGTCCTCAAGGAGAAGAGGTAG
- a CDS encoding ferritin family protein yields MPEFGTAFSVKASDRKLSRSELVRAIRLMVAAEYEAVQLYTQLAESIDDELSREVLLDIADEERVHAGEFLRLLQELAPDEPDFYAQGAAEVEAEIAKLGQAKGTAAGGEKSGNALTVGSLRE; encoded by the coding sequence ATGCCAGAATTTGGGACAGCATTTTCCGTCAAGGCGAGCGACCGGAAGCTTTCGAGGTCCGAACTCGTCCGGGCAATCAGGCTGATGGTCGCGGCCGAGTACGAGGCAGTGCAGCTCTACACGCAGCTTGCGGAGTCCATCGATGACGAACTCTCCCGCGAGGTCCTCCTCGACATCGCGGACGAGGAGCGTGTCCATGCCGGCGAGTTCCTGAGGCTCCTCCAGGAACTCGCACCTGACGAGCCCGATTTCTACGCCCAGGGGGCCGCGGAGGTCGAGGCCGAGATCGCGAAGCTCGGCCAAGCGAAGGGGACTGCTGCAGGCGGGGAGAAGAGCGGGAACGCGCTCACGGTAGGGTCGCTGCGGGAGTGA
- a CDS encoding FAD synthase has protein sequence MRRVVATGTFDILHPGHLYYLEESKRLGDELYVIVARDRNVRHKPKPVIPETQRLKMVAALRVVDHAVLGDLHDMFRPIMEIRPHVITFGYDQHFDEEKIRRELEARGLSPLLVRIGQYRGDPVCSSRDIVRTIREGTGEKG, from the coding sequence ATGAGGCGCGTCGTCGCGACCGGCACGTTCGATATCCTCCATCCCGGCCACCTGTACTACCTCGAAGAGTCCAAGCGGCTCGGCGACGAGCTCTACGTCATCGTCGCGAGGGACAGGAACGTGAGGCACAAGCCAAAGCCCGTCATCCCGGAGACGCAGAGGCTCAAGATGGTTGCCGCCCTGCGGGTGGTCGACCACGCGGTCCTCGGCGACCTCCACGACATGTTCCGCCCGATCATGGAGATTCGGCCCCACGTCATCACGTTCGGGTACGACCAGCACTTCGACGAGGAGAAGATCCGGCGGGAGCTCGAGGCGCGGGGGCTCTCCCCCCTCCTCGTCAGGATCGGGCAGTACAGGGGCGACCCGGTCTGCAGCTCGAGGGACATCGTGCGCACGATACGGGAAGGGACAGGGGAAAAAGGGTGA
- a CDS encoding Mov34/MPN/PAD-1 family protein, translated as MKVQGIRRKLLALLLELGRENHPQEFAGILREEGGIISEFTLLPGTVTGDESATLLLDMMPLDTHVAGSVHSHPNGVLSPSLADLSFFPRAGRYHIIVGYPYDRRSWRCYRADGTPSRLEVVP; from the coding sequence ATGAAGGTGCAGGGGATCCGCAGGAAGCTGCTCGCACTCCTCCTCGAGCTCGGGAGGGAGAACCACCCCCAGGAATTCGCGGGGATCCTGCGCGAGGAGGGAGGGATCATCTCGGAGTTCACCCTCCTGCCCGGGACGGTGACGGGCGACGAGAGCGCGACCCTCCTCCTCGACATGATGCCGCTTGACACCCACGTCGCGGGGAGCGTCCACAGCCACCCTAACGGCGTCCTCTCCCCCTCCCTCGCGGACCTCTCGTTCTTCCCGCGGGCGGGGCGGTACCACATCATCGTGGGGTACCCCTACGACAGGCGGAGCTGGCGGTGCTACCGCGCGGACGGGACACCCTCGAGGCTGGAGGTCGTCCCATGA
- a CDS encoding dihydropteroate synthase-like protein — translation MRILLPTGRATREMVEEAAKGLNAGIDARVVVTGEIASFLTPGQLRDLVAREEPDMVIVSGMCVASFRGVEEETGVPVFLGPRHAADLAEVLSLLPHVALSRTVPADEFLAGKRREEAEARVAAAEEASDFSFIVRGVRIGGTSRMKVLAEIMDAHRVPDIRARVEDYFSRGADIVDLGFSFDATPSDAERVFSELGDIEGPLSVDSMDPGIIRAALGRADLVLSLQESNIPLVGGEVADAGAAAVVVPGERGLAANIGAARDAGIECLLADPVLPPAGSGLVRALSRFADLDVPLFFGAGNVVELLDADSIGQNALLAAMAAEVGAAVIFTSEHSDKTRGSIGEVRRATEMMVLARDRPYPKDLGIDLLVLKEKRRRREPPLEYRETIRAGPAPAEIQYDPRGNFRIGIEGREIVAVIEGRAYRGTRWNDVFHAILSRGDVSLLDHAAYLGAELFKAELAIRFGRSYEQDGPF, via the coding sequence ATGCGAATCCTCCTGCCCACGGGCAGGGCGACCCGGGAGATGGTGGAGGAGGCCGCGAAGGGACTCAACGCCGGCATCGATGCGCGGGTCGTCGTCACGGGGGAGATCGCCTCGTTCCTCACGCCGGGCCAGCTGCGTGACCTCGTCGCGAGGGAGGAGCCGGACATGGTGATCGTCTCCGGGATGTGCGTCGCGTCGTTTCGCGGGGTGGAGGAGGAGACGGGGGTCCCGGTCTTCCTCGGTCCACGCCACGCCGCGGACCTCGCGGAGGTGCTCTCCCTCCTCCCGCACGTTGCGCTCTCCCGCACGGTTCCCGCCGACGAGTTCCTCGCGGGCAAGAGGAGGGAGGAGGCGGAAGCGAGGGTCGCCGCGGCGGAGGAAGCCTCCGACTTCTCCTTCATCGTGAGGGGGGTCAGGATCGGGGGCACGTCCCGGATGAAGGTCCTCGCGGAGATCATGGACGCCCACAGGGTCCCCGATATCCGGGCACGGGTCGAGGATTACTTCTCGCGCGGGGCAGACATCGTCGACCTCGGTTTCTCCTTCGACGCGACGCCGTCGGACGCGGAGAGGGTCTTCTCGGAGCTTGGGGATATTGAGGGCCCGCTCTCGGTGGACTCCATGGACCCCGGGATCATCCGCGCGGCCCTCGGGCGGGCGGACCTCGTCCTCAGCCTCCAGGAGTCGAACATCCCGCTCGTCGGGGGCGAGGTCGCGGACGCGGGCGCGGCGGCAGTCGTGGTCCCGGGCGAACGGGGACTCGCCGCGAACATCGGGGCAGCGCGGGACGCGGGAATCGAGTGCCTGCTCGCCGATCCCGTCCTCCCCCCCGCCGGCTCCGGCCTTGTCCGGGCCCTCTCCCGTTTCGCGGACCTCGACGTCCCCCTCTTCTTCGGGGCAGGCAACGTCGTCGAACTCCTCGACGCGGACTCGATCGGCCAGAACGCGCTCCTCGCCGCGATGGCCGCGGAAGTCGGGGCTGCCGTCATCTTCACGAGCGAGCACAGCGACAAGACGAGGGGGTCGATCGGAGAGGTCCGGAGGGCGACGGAGATGATGGTGCTCGCGAGGGACCGGCCGTACCCAAAGGACCTCGGGATCGACCTCCTCGTCCTCAAGGAGAAGCGGAGGAGGCGGGAGCCGCCCCTCGAGTACCGGGAGACCATACGTGCCGGGCCAGCACCCGCAGAGATCCAGTACGACCCGCGCGGGAACTTCCGGATCGGGATCGAGGGGAGGGAGATCGTGGCCGTCATCGAGGGGAGGGCCTACCGCGGGACGAGGTGGAACGACGTATTTCACGCGATCCTCTCGCGCGGCGACGTCTCCCTCCTCGACCACGCCGCGTACCTCGGCGCCGAGCTCTTCAAGGCAGAGCTCGCCATCCGGTTCGGCAGGAGCTATGAGCAGGACGGGCCGTTCTGA
- a CDS encoding PHP domain-containing protein: MLACDLHVHTSHSRDGESSVEEVIRRAEAAGLDAIAITDHDTVAGAVHALALPTRILVIPGTEVSTREGHLLVLGVTAPLPPGLGMAETISLAKERGGLVVLPHPFHLWRHGAGRRMGAWVHELDAIEVFNSRYIVGAANRKARKVAARLGKPSVGGSDAHNARFVGFGRTLVESDRSVEAVLGAIRAGRTVVTGRMTPLRTYTRQSLRNTWKRISHRIIPR, translated from the coding sequence ATGCTCGCCTGCGACCTCCACGTCCACACCAGTCACTCGCGCGACGGCGAGAGCAGCGTGGAAGAGGTCATCAGGAGGGCGGAGGCAGCCGGGCTCGATGCGATCGCGATCACGGACCACGACACTGTCGCCGGGGCGGTCCATGCCCTCGCCCTCCCGACGCGCATCCTCGTGATCCCCGGGACCGAGGTCTCGACGCGCGAGGGCCACCTCCTCGTCCTCGGGGTCACGGCGCCGCTCCCCCCGGGCCTCGGGATGGCGGAGACCATCTCGCTTGCAAAGGAACGGGGAGGGCTCGTCGTCCTCCCCCACCCGTTCCACCTCTGGCGCCACGGGGCGGGGAGGCGGATGGGGGCGTGGGTCCACGAGCTGGACGCAATCGAGGTCTTCAACAGCCGCTACATCGTCGGTGCCGCGAACAGGAAGGCAAGGAAGGTCGCGGCCCGGCTCGGGAAACCCAGCGTGGGGGGATCGGACGCGCACAACGCGCGGTTCGTGGGGTTCGGGAGGACGCTCGTCGAGAGCGACCGGTCCGTGGAGGCCGTGCTCGGCGCGATCCGGGCCGGGAGAACGGTCGTTACCGGGAGGATGACACCCCTGCGGACGTACACCCGCCAATCTCTCCGGAACACATGGAAGAGGATCTCGCACAGGATCATCCCGAGGTGA
- the truA gene encoding tRNA pseudouridine(38-40) synthase TruA — MEEDLAQDHPEVTRLAFRCGYLGDRFAGSQVQPDARTVEGEFIAACLRLSLFSDPRTARFQAAGRTDRGVHARCQVFALSTPLPGRATSLIRYHLPRDLWVTGYAQVDPGFHPRHRALHRTYRYFFGEEDLDTCAMDLAARSFEGTHDFTLFSRPDGRDPIRRVLSARVFEESGAAVLEVRAESFLWHMVRYMASALRLVGAGEAGTDLVASRLRGDPSARLSPAPPEGLVLWDVEYGFPFLPLGPGKKALSLLREEYSSARVRARVTASLLADAGVPRGEAPRGELP, encoded by the coding sequence ATGGAAGAGGATCTCGCACAGGATCATCCCGAGGTGACGAGGCTCGCGTTCCGCTGCGGGTACCTCGGGGACAGGTTCGCAGGGTCGCAGGTGCAGCCCGACGCGCGGACGGTCGAGGGGGAGTTCATCGCGGCGTGCCTCCGCCTCTCCCTCTTTTCCGACCCGCGGACTGCCCGGTTCCAGGCAGCGGGGCGGACGGACAGGGGGGTCCACGCGCGGTGCCAGGTCTTCGCCCTCTCGACGCCGTTGCCGGGGAGGGCCACTTCCCTCATCCGGTACCACCTCCCCCGCGACCTATGGGTCACGGGGTACGCGCAGGTCGACCCGGGATTCCACCCCCGGCACAGGGCGCTCCACAGGACCTACAGGTACTTCTTCGGGGAGGAGGACCTGGACACCTGCGCGATGGACCTGGCCGCGCGTTCCTTCGAGGGGACCCACGACTTCACCCTCTTCTCGCGTCCTGACGGGAGGGATCCCATCCGGAGGGTCCTCTCGGCCCGGGTCTTCGAGGAATCGGGGGCCGCCGTCCTCGAGGTCCGGGCGGAGAGCTTCCTCTGGCACATGGTGCGGTACATGGCCTCCGCACTGCGCCTCGTCGGCGCGGGCGAGGCGGGAACGGATCTCGTCGCGTCGCGCCTCCGTGGGGATCCATCCGCGCGGCTGTCCCCCGCGCCCCCGGAGGGCCTCGTCCTCTGGGACGTGGAGTACGGGTTCCCCTTCCTCCCCCTCGGACCCGGAAAGAAGGCCCTCTCCCTGCTCCGGGAAGAGTACTCCTCCGCGAGGGTCCGGGCGCGCGTCACCGCGAGCCTCCTCGCGGACGCGGGGGTTCCACGCGGGGAGGCGCCCCGGGGGGAACTGCCATGA
- a CDS encoding YkgJ family cysteine cluster protein codes for MTAFPCTRCGKCCVSLGRHIEVVRSTSPRSCVARVKVTGEILHVQVIPSLVPLFSRREPPSWEEGWCPFLRREDDRFTCTIYPFRPRICREFKCVTMRILGPAGREAGRVKGKASLVSDDPVLQSLWSAEIAPLSNLPEREFAARCRGILEPRGYTLELFEG; via the coding sequence ATGACCGCATTTCCCTGCACGCGCTGCGGGAAGTGCTGCGTCAGCCTCGGCCGCCACATCGAGGTCGTGCGGAGCACGTCCCCGCGCTCCTGCGTCGCCCGCGTGAAGGTCACGGGGGAGATCCTCCATGTCCAGGTCATCCCCTCCCTCGTCCCCCTCTTCTCCCGGCGGGAACCACCCTCGTGGGAGGAGGGGTGGTGCCCCTTCCTCCGGAGGGAGGATGACCGTTTCACGTGCACGATCTACCCGTTCCGCCCGAGGATCTGCAGGGAATTCAAATGCGTGACGATGCGGATCCTCGGTCCCGCGGGCCGTGAAGCCGGGCGGGTGAAGGGGAAGGCATCGCTCGTCTCCGACGACCCGGTCCTCCAGTCCCTCTGGAGCGCGGAGATCGCGCCGCTCTCCAACCTCCCGGAGAGGGAATTTGCCGCGCGCTGCCGCGGCATCCTCGAGCCGCGCGGGTACACCCTCGAGCTATTCGAGGGCTGA
- a CDS encoding DUF134 domain-containing protein, producing the protein MSTDAIPGGPARRRGRPRMPRAIGEMSASRCFAPECAPEGEDVAITLLPEEVELLRLIDLEGLEQEEAASLLGVSRRTVWRDLHAARRKVAEALTTGKRLRLARCPRMEQGACPRRCCRGQNEF; encoded by the coding sequence ATGTCGACCGATGCCATCCCGGGCGGCCCGGCGCGCCGGCGGGGGAGACCGAGGATGCCGCGTGCAATCGGGGAGATGAGCGCGTCCCGGTGCTTCGCGCCGGAGTGCGCGCCGGAAGGGGAGGACGTCGCCATCACGCTCCTCCCCGAGGAGGTGGAACTCTTGAGGCTCATCGACCTCGAGGGCCTCGAGCAGGAGGAGGCCGCATCCCTCCTCGGTGTCTCCCGGCGGACGGTGTGGAGGGACCTCCACGCCGCGAGGAGGAAGGTCGCCGAGGCGCTCACGACCGGGAAACGCCTCCGGCTGGCAAGGTGCCCCCGCATGGAGCAGGGGGCCTGCCCGCGGCGGTGCTGCCGCGGCCAAAACGAGTTCTGA
- the atwA gene encoding methyl coenzyme M reductase system, component A2, with protein sequence MRHPFVSVRNLSMEYSGKKILDDVSFEIYEGETIGIIGRSGAGKSVLIHLLRGVEDPPTGGSIIYHVSECPGCTYIGKKSDAGTACPRCGSILEGADVDFWNPDNEAKKSLIMRRTAIMFQRTFALYGDDRVIENVLRALDDVGYGDGAISRAADLLDRVRLSHRMMHIARDLSGGEKQRVVLARQLAREPLLLFADEPTGTLDPQTADIVHGMLRSASQETGMGMVITSHFPGVIEDTASRAILLSEGRVEEIGSPQDVIGRFLQDSEGDEAEPPAAFGEEVLVARDIAKRYMSADRGLIRAVNGVSFSVKQGEIFGIVGKSGAGKTTLSRIIAGLVEPTEGEMNFRVGDEWIDMTRPGIENRGRARGYIGFLHQEYDLYPHRTVLDNLTDAIGLEFPKELSVRKAKLTLAMAGFSEERGEEILSRYPDQLSAGEKHRVALAQVLIREPRMVILDEPTGTMDPLTKRDVAHSILHARKEMDQTFIVVSHDMNFVREICDRVAWMRGGKIVAVGTVPEVFGMMPPEERGTAGHAVAPKQAA encoded by the coding sequence ATGAGACACCCTTTCGTTTCTGTCCGAAACCTCTCAATGGAATACTCGGGGAAGAAGATCCTCGACGACGTCTCCTTCGAGATCTACGAGGGCGAGACCATCGGGATCATCGGGCGCAGCGGCGCGGGCAAGAGCGTGCTCATCCACCTCCTGCGGGGCGTGGAGGACCCCCCCACCGGGGGATCGATAATATACCACGTGAGCGAGTGCCCCGGCTGCACCTACATCGGAAAAAAGAGCGATGCCGGCACCGCATGCCCCCGGTGCGGCAGCATCCTCGAGGGTGCCGACGTCGACTTCTGGAACCCGGATAACGAGGCGAAGAAGAGCCTCATCATGCGCCGCACCGCCATCATGTTCCAGAGGACGTTTGCCCTGTACGGGGACGACCGGGTCATCGAGAACGTCCTGCGTGCCCTCGACGACGTCGGGTACGGCGATGGCGCGATCTCCCGGGCCGCGGACCTCCTCGACAGGGTCCGCCTCTCCCACCGGATGATGCACATCGCGCGCGACCTCTCGGGCGGCGAGAAGCAGAGGGTCGTCCTCGCCCGGCAACTCGCGCGCGAACCGCTCCTCCTCTTCGCCGACGAGCCGACGGGCACGCTCGACCCCCAGACCGCGGACATCGTCCACGGGATGCTCCGCTCCGCGTCGCAAGAGACGGGGATGGGCATGGTGATCACTTCCCACTTCCCCGGCGTCATCGAGGACACCGCCTCGCGCGCGATCCTCCTCTCCGAAGGAAGGGTAGAGGAGATCGGCTCGCCGCAGGATGTCATCGGGAGGTTCCTGCAGGATTCGGAGGGGGACGAGGCAGAACCTCCCGCCGCGTTCGGGGAGGAGGTGCTCGTCGCGCGGGACATCGCCAAGCGGTACATGTCCGCAGACAGGGGGCTCATCCGGGCCGTGAACGGTGTCTCCTTCAGCGTGAAACAGGGGGAGATATTCGGGATCGTGGGGAAGAGCGGGGCGGGCAAGACGACGCTCTCCCGCATCATCGCCGGGCTCGTCGAGCCGACAGAGGGCGAGATGAACTTCCGCGTCGGGGACGAGTGGATCGACATGACGAGGCCGGGGATCGAGAACCGCGGGAGGGCGAGGGGATACATCGGGTTCCTCCACCAGGAGTACGACCTCTACCCCCACAGGACAGTCCTCGACAACCTCACCGACGCGATAGGGCTTGAATTCCCCAAGGAGCTCTCGGTCCGGAAGGCGAAGCTGACCCTCGCGATGGCCGGTTTCTCCGAGGAGAGGGGGGAGGAGATCCTCTCGCGATACCCCGACCAGCTCTCGGCGGGGGAGAAACACAGGGTGGCCCTCGCCCAGGTCCTCATCCGCGAGCCGCGGATGGTGATCCTCGACGAGCCGACGGGGACGATGGACCCGCTCACGAAGAGGGACGTCGCGCACTCCATCCTCCACGCCCGCAAGGAGATGGACCAGACCTTCATCGTGGTCTCCCACGACATGAACTTCGTGAGGGAGATCTGCGACAGGGTCGCGTGGATGAGAGGGGGCAAGATCGTCGCCGTGGGGACCGTCCCGGAAGTTTTCGGGATGATGCCCCCAGAGGAGCGGGGCACCGCCGGGCACGCGGTTGCCCCAAAGCAGGCGGCCTAG
- a CDS encoding thiamine pyrophosphate-dependent enzyme: protein MTEIPREEYLHKCTSACAGCSDSLALRYVLKAAGPDTILVVPACCTSVIQGIYPNTAFKVPVYNVAFAAAAACASGMSAALRAMGKKTNVIVYAGDGGTVDIGIQALSGAFERGTDFLYICYDNEAYGNTGMQRSGATPVGARTTTTPAGKAQKKKDIDAIVAAHDPPYMATACAAYPKDLFSKVKKALSYRGPTFIHILSPCPPGWRFPAEKTVEMGKLAVRTGMWILYEREQGKVTINGPSKAAMVRPLPVEEYLRAQGRFRGISSEAVARMVADARALAERLKKEEEGTC from the coding sequence ATGACCGAGATCCCGCGGGAAGAATACCTCCATAAGTGCACGTCGGCGTGTGCCGGGTGCAGCGACTCCCTCGCGCTCCGCTACGTGCTGAAGGCCGCGGGGCCCGACACCATCCTCGTCGTGCCCGCGTGCTGCACGAGCGTGATCCAGGGGATATATCCAAACACCGCGTTCAAGGTCCCCGTCTACAACGTGGCGTTCGCCGCGGCCGCCGCGTGCGCGTCGGGGATGAGCGCGGCGCTCCGGGCGATGGGGAAGAAGACGAACGTGATAGTCTACGCCGGCGACGGCGGGACCGTCGACATAGGGATCCAGGCGCTCTCGGGCGCCTTCGAGAGGGGCACCGATTTCCTGTACATCTGCTACGACAACGAGGCATACGGGAACACGGGGATGCAGCGCTCGGGGGCAACGCCCGTCGGTGCCCGGACGACGACGACTCCCGCGGGCAAGGCCCAGAAGAAGAAGGACATCGACGCGATAGTGGCGGCCCACGATCCCCCCTACATGGCGACCGCCTGCGCGGCCTACCCAAAGGACCTCTTCTCAAAGGTGAAGAAGGCCCTCTCCTACCGCGGGCCGACGTTCATCCACATCCTCTCCCCGTGCCCGCCGGGGTGGCGGTTCCCCGCGGAGAAGACCGTGGAGATGGGCAAGCTCGCCGTCCGGACGGGGATGTGGATCCTGTACGAGCGCGAGCAGGGGAAGGTAACGATAAACGGGCCCTCGAAGGCCGCGATGGTCCGGCCCCTCCCCGTCGAGGAGTACCTCCGCGCGCAGGGCAGGTTCCGGGGGATCAGCAGCGAGGCTGTCGCCCGGATGGTGGCAGACGCGAGGGCGCTCGCGGAGCGCCTCAAGAAGGAGGAAGAGGGGACATGCTGA